Proteins encoded together in one Rossellomorea sp. y25 window:
- a CDS encoding type 1 glutamine amidotransferase domain-containing protein, translating into MAKIATLITDMFEDVEFTDPEKAFKEAGHEVVTIEKEKGKSVKGKQGDATVKIDESIDDVNPADFDALLLPGGFSPDQLRADDRFVKFTKHFMDEKKPVFAICHGPQLLITAKALEGRKATGFKSIKVDMEYAGVTYEDKEVVVCGNQLVTSRTPDDIPAFNRESLALLSSK; encoded by the coding sequence ATGGCTAAAATAGCAACGTTAATCACAGACATGTTTGAAGACGTAGAATTTACAGATCCTGAAAAAGCGTTTAAAGAAGCAGGTCACGAAGTTGTGACGATTGAAAAAGAAAAAGGGAAATCAGTGAAAGGGAAGCAGGGCGATGCAACGGTGAAAATTGATGAAAGCATCGATGACGTTAATCCTGCAGACTTTGATGCCCTATTATTACCAGGGGGATTCTCTCCTGATCAGCTGCGTGCAGATGACCGTTTCGTGAAATTTACGAAGCATTTCATGGATGAGAAAAAACCGGTATTCGCCATATGTCATGGTCCACAATTATTGATTACGGCAAAAGCACTGGAAGGACGCAAAGCGACTGGCTTCAAGTCCATCAAGGTTGATATGGAATATGCAGGTGTGACGTACGAGGATAAAGAAGTTGTCGTATGCGGGAACCAGCTTGTGACAAGCAGGACACCGGATGATATTCCGGCATTCAACCGTGAATCACTGGCGCTTCTTTCTAGTAAGTAG
- a CDS encoding GNAT family protein, with translation MKYKDLIIETPRLVIRPFVNRDYKNWLREHLNRLPSQHKYDVGYQDMSECTEFWFREMLLKHDEMIDRDQVYILGIFLKEGGANIGTIDFSTLMRYNFNWGRVGYTVHNRYWNRGYGKEAVKAALQLAFVKLNYHRIEAHINLDNAPSISLAEGVGMQYECTRKGFIYEFGKWTDNLVYYVNAGES, from the coding sequence ATGAAATATAAGGACTTAATCATCGAAACACCCCGATTGGTCATCAGACCCTTTGTAAACCGGGATTACAAAAACTGGTTAAGGGAACACCTGAACAGGCTCCCATCCCAGCATAAATATGATGTTGGCTATCAGGACATGAGTGAGTGCACGGAGTTCTGGTTCAGGGAGATGCTTCTGAAGCATGATGAAATGATCGATCGGGACCAGGTCTATATTCTGGGGATCTTTCTGAAAGAAGGTGGCGCGAATATTGGGACCATCGACTTCTCCACTCTGATGCGGTACAACTTTAACTGGGGAAGGGTCGGTTACACGGTACATAATCGTTACTGGAACCGGGGCTACGGGAAAGAAGCTGTGAAGGCAGCCCTTCAGCTGGCTTTTGTCAAATTGAATTACCACAGGATCGAGGCCCATATCAATCTCGATAACGCGCCATCGATCAGCCTTGCAGAAGGTGTCGGCATGCAGTATGAGTGCACGCGGAAAGGATTCATTTATGAGTTTGGGAAGTGGACGGATAATCTGGTGTATTATGTGAATGCCGGTGAATCATAA
- a CDS encoding carbon starvation CstA family protein, protein MVTFLVSIVVLIIGYFTYGKLIEKIFGINESRSTPAYAKADGVDYVPMKTGKNSMIQLLNIAGVGPIFGPIMGALYGPVAFLWIVLGAIFAGAVHDYLTGMISIRNGGAHLPELAGRFLGKTMKHVVNAFSILLLVLVGTVFVTAPAALIANLTPAWISLGVIIAAIFIYYIVATLLPIDKIIGKVYPLFGALLVVSAVGIGAGLVITGADIPEISLTNMHPESVAIFPLLFLTISCGALSGFHATQSPIISRTTQNEKNGRKIFYGMMILEAIIAMIWAAAAMSLFQPGELNAILKEGGPAAVVSEVSILMLGSIGGTLAILGVIILPITSGDTSFRSARMIIADYIKVGQVKISSRLWIAIPLFVISVVLTRIDFNLLWRYFSWANQSTAMIALWVGAMYLALQKKPHWVATIPAIFMTMVTFTYILNAPIGFGLSMGTAYMGATVVTIAAILAFIYTLRKRLNDGSVIQVDEDVPQTAA, encoded by the coding sequence ATGGTCACATTTCTGGTCTCGATTGTTGTATTAATTATCGGTTATTTCACATATGGAAAATTAATTGAAAAGATTTTTGGAATTAATGAAAGTCGTTCGACTCCTGCTTATGCGAAGGCGGATGGAGTGGATTATGTACCAATGAAGACGGGTAAAAATTCTATGATCCAGCTTTTGAATATCGCGGGTGTAGGACCCATTTTCGGTCCGATCATGGGAGCACTTTATGGACCGGTCGCTTTCCTTTGGATCGTACTCGGTGCGATTTTTGCCGGAGCGGTGCATGATTACTTAACGGGGATGATTTCGATCCGTAACGGTGGAGCTCATTTACCGGAGCTTGCAGGACGCTTCCTTGGTAAGACGATGAAGCATGTTGTGAACGCATTCTCGATTCTATTACTCGTGCTGGTGGGTACGGTTTTCGTTACAGCACCTGCAGCATTGATCGCGAATCTGACGCCAGCCTGGATTTCTTTAGGTGTTATTATCGCCGCAATTTTTATTTATTATATTGTCGCAACCCTATTACCGATTGATAAAATCATCGGTAAAGTATATCCGCTTTTCGGAGCACTGCTTGTAGTGAGTGCAGTTGGTATCGGAGCGGGATTAGTAATTACCGGGGCGGATATTCCTGAGATCAGCTTAACGAATATGCATCCTGAATCAGTAGCGATTTTCCCATTATTATTCTTGACGATTTCTTGTGGGGCACTTTCAGGGTTCCATGCCACACAATCACCAATCATTTCAAGAACGACTCAAAATGAAAAGAACGGACGCAAAATTTTCTACGGAATGATGATTTTAGAAGCGATCATTGCGATGATCTGGGCAGCAGCTGCCATGAGCTTATTCCAGCCTGGTGAACTGAATGCCATCCTGAAAGAAGGCGGACCTGCAGCGGTTGTAAGTGAAGTATCGATCCTTATGCTTGGATCAATCGGTGGAACACTCGCCATCCTTGGAGTAATCATTCTTCCGATCACGTCTGGTGATACATCATTCAGAAGTGCGCGTATGATCATTGCCGATTATATCAAAGTAGGACAAGTGAAAATCTCGAGCAGACTTTGGATTGCGATTCCATTGTTCGTGATCTCGGTCGTATTGACCCGAATTGATTTTAATCTATTATGGAGATATTTCTCCTGGGCGAACCAATCGACAGCAATGATTGCTCTTTGGGTAGGTGCCATGTATCTGGCCCTCCAAAAGAAACCGCACTGGGTCGCAACGATTCCAGCGATCTTCATGACAATGGTGACATTCACTTATATCCTGAATGCACCAATCGGTTTCGGTTTATCCATGGGTACAGCCTATATGGGAGCAACAGTCGTAACCATCGCCGCAATCTTAGCTTTTATTTACACATTAAGAAAGCGCTTAAACGATGGATCCGTCATTCAAGTCGACGAAGACGTACCTCAAACGGCAGCTTGA
- a CDS encoding MFS transporter: MRKWKYPLLLLAGIGISNVGGWIYLISLNLIVLDEWGSPLAVVILYVLKPVAAILTNGWAGSLIDRVNKRNLMAGLDFFRGVLIAALPFLSSNWWVYAVVLIINMGSAMFYPASMAYITTIIPRGNRQRFNAIRGLIGSGAFLIGPGIAGLMFMMGTPTFALYMNALALFLSGVITLFLPKLEDGIPVDTGDTKWEVIKEDWRMVWRFSRRATYVMVLYVLFSILLVMTAAIDSLEAAFSKEVLQLSNSTYGYLVSVAGGGFVLGSILNASLSHKLHHMHLMGFGSLLVSGGYLIYSFSEGFLLAAIGFAVLSFALAFATTGFETFYQEHIPAVIMGRVGSIYGLLEGVLVILSTVLIGVGAELVSIRFVVIAGSMIMLGVTVILYISSTRNYWEKQLRRNSECYNK; the protein is encoded by the coding sequence ATGAGGAAGTGGAAGTATCCTTTATTGCTGCTGGCAGGCATCGGGATTTCGAATGTAGGAGGGTGGATTTATTTAATCTCCCTAAATTTGATTGTTTTAGACGAGTGGGGATCACCTCTGGCAGTGGTGATTTTATATGTCTTGAAGCCTGTGGCGGCCATTTTGACAAATGGCTGGGCGGGAAGCTTGATTGACCGGGTCAACAAGCGGAATCTGATGGCGGGTCTTGATTTTTTCAGAGGGGTGTTGATTGCGGCATTGCCTTTTCTTTCGTCCAATTGGTGGGTGTATGCGGTTGTGTTGATCATCAATATGGGAAGCGCCATGTTTTATCCGGCGTCCATGGCGTACATCACGACCATCATTCCCCGGGGTAATAGACAGCGATTCAATGCTATCAGGGGGCTGATCGGATCGGGTGCGTTTCTTATTGGACCTGGAATTGCCGGACTGATGTTCATGATGGGGACACCTACGTTTGCCCTTTATATGAATGCATTGGCCCTCTTTTTATCAGGAGTGATCACCCTGTTTCTACCGAAGCTTGAGGATGGAATCCCAGTTGATACAGGTGATACCAAATGGGAAGTCATCAAAGAGGATTGGCGGATGGTGTGGAGGTTCAGCCGGCGCGCTACTTATGTGATGGTTCTTTACGTCTTGTTCAGCATTCTGCTTGTGATGACGGCAGCCATCGATTCCCTTGAGGCCGCATTTTCTAAAGAGGTATTGCAGCTTTCGAACAGTACGTATGGATATCTTGTAAGCGTTGCAGGTGGTGGATTTGTATTGGGGTCGATCCTGAACGCGTCCCTTTCCCATAAGCTCCATCACATGCATCTGATGGGATTTGGTTCTCTGCTCGTTTCCGGAGGATATCTGATTTATTCTTTCTCAGAAGGTTTCTTATTAGCGGCGATTGGGTTTGCTGTTTTATCATTTGCCCTGGCCTTTGCGACGACAGGGTTTGAAACCTTTTATCAAGAACATATTCCCGCTGTGATCATGGGGCGGGTAGGCAGTATTTATGGATTGCTGGAAGGGGTATTGGTCATCCTTTCCACGGTGCTTATTGGAGTGGGAGCCGAGTTGGTGTCGATTCGATTTGTTGTGATTGCGGGTTCGATGATCATGCTTGGGGTTACAGTGATTTTGTATATTAGCTCTACCAGGAATTATTGGGAAAAACAGTTAAGACGTAATTCTGAATGTTATAATAAATAA
- a CDS encoding low molecular weight protein-tyrosine-phosphatase — MVSVLFVCLGNICRSPMAEAIFRSKVKEGNLDGVIEVDSAGTGDWHVGKKPHEGTLAILRENNIKSDGLLARQFHGEDKKYDYIVAMDASNEQNMKKILDRDHHGKVFKLLDLVEESREKDVPDPYFTGNFHEVYDLVESGCSQLLDKIKKENHLKEGNTYGK, encoded by the coding sequence ATGGTATCTGTGTTATTTGTATGTTTGGGAAATATTTGCCGGTCCCCTATGGCGGAGGCGATATTCAGGTCAAAGGTTAAAGAAGGGAATCTGGATGGCGTGATTGAAGTTGACTCTGCAGGCACGGGAGATTGGCATGTCGGGAAGAAACCTCATGAAGGAACTTTAGCCATTCTTAGAGAAAATAATATAAAGAGTGATGGCTTGCTCGCACGACAATTTCATGGTGAAGATAAGAAATATGATTACATCGTGGCCATGGACGCTTCGAATGAACAAAATATGAAGAAGATCCTTGATCGTGATCATCACGGAAAGGTGTTCAAGCTCCTGGACCTGGTGGAAGAAAGCCGGGAGAAAGATGTTCCCGATCCATACTTCACGGGGAATTTTCACGAGGTATATGATCTGGTGGAGTCTGGCTGCAGCCAATTATTAGATAAAATTAAAAAGGAAAATCATTTGAAGGAGGGTAATACATATGGGAAGTAA
- a CDS encoding sensor histidine kinase, with product MVPLLIAAMVERLGIIVTIAFIMTRISFFRHLIEQRTHVKKTQTFLLILLFGFFGIVGTYTGLIVNPFQEEYTKWQWHLQQNEAIANSRVIGVVVAGLLGGPWIGLGAGLVAGVHRYFLGGFTAFSCGISTVLAGLLAGWIGKREKKNRLVSPQKAFLVGFVAEGMQMLLILLLSKPFDDAYLLVSDIGWPMILANGVGTGIFLLIIKSVFYEEERMGAAQSQKALRLADSTVKYMRKGLNAASAQATCEILMRDVNALAVSITNTSHILAHVGLASDHHQQGRPIQTEATKRVIETGELMKVGREDIQCDRNGCPLGAAIMAPLLKGGEIVGTLKFYFHSEKEISPILMELTKGIATLLSHQLELAEIDTHKELAKESEVKALQAQINPHFLFNTINVIVSLTRINPDKARTLLISLSQFVRQNLTGSTKSTSTLKEEGQHVKAYLAIEEARFFDRLEVVYEIDEDALQAKVPSITLQPLVENAIKHGMKNVEEGFVLKILIALNGDEVTVRVEDNGAGIDEERLEKLLLEPVESQSGTGIGLYNVNKRLEMMMGKEAGLSITSSIGNGTTVEFTVRSDKE from the coding sequence GTGGTCCCCTTGTTGATAGCTGCGATGGTGGAGAGGCTTGGTATCATTGTGACGATTGCTTTTATTATGACCAGGATCAGCTTCTTCCGTCATCTTATTGAACAACGAACCCATGTGAAGAAAACCCAGACTTTTTTGCTCATATTGCTATTTGGTTTCTTCGGGATCGTTGGTACATATACAGGATTGATCGTGAATCCGTTTCAAGAGGAATATACAAAATGGCAGTGGCATCTTCAGCAGAATGAAGCGATTGCCAATTCAAGGGTGATCGGTGTCGTGGTCGCCGGGTTACTGGGTGGTCCATGGATCGGACTAGGAGCTGGATTGGTCGCTGGGGTCCACCGGTATTTTCTTGGAGGATTCACGGCATTCTCGTGCGGGATCTCGACGGTGTTAGCTGGATTACTGGCGGGGTGGATCGGGAAGCGGGAAAAGAAGAACAGGCTTGTTTCCCCTCAAAAAGCGTTTTTGGTTGGCTTTGTCGCAGAAGGGATGCAGATGCTTCTCATTCTTCTATTATCGAAGCCGTTTGATGATGCGTATTTACTCGTTTCCGATATCGGATGGCCGATGATCCTTGCAAATGGAGTCGGAACCGGGATTTTCCTGCTGATCATTAAAAGCGTTTTTTATGAAGAAGAGCGGATGGGAGCGGCTCAATCCCAGAAAGCACTGCGATTGGCAGATAGCACGGTGAAATATATGCGAAAAGGATTGAATGCCGCCTCTGCACAGGCAACGTGTGAGATCCTGATGAGAGATGTGAACGCGCTGGCAGTTTCCATCACGAACACTTCCCACATCCTCGCTCATGTAGGTCTTGCCTCGGATCACCATCAACAAGGGCGCCCGATTCAAACCGAAGCCACGAAACGGGTCATCGAAACGGGAGAGCTCATGAAGGTGGGAAGAGAGGATATTCAATGTGACCGGAATGGATGCCCATTGGGAGCCGCGATCATGGCGCCTCTTTTAAAAGGGGGAGAAATTGTCGGGACGCTTAAATTCTATTTTCATTCGGAAAAAGAAATATCGCCGATCCTGATGGAATTAACGAAGGGGATCGCGACCCTGCTTAGCCATCAGCTGGAGCTTGCTGAAATCGATACCCATAAAGAGCTTGCGAAAGAGTCAGAAGTAAAGGCGCTGCAGGCACAGATCAATCCGCATTTCTTATTCAATACCATCAATGTCATCGTATCGTTGACGAGGATCAATCCCGATAAGGCGAGGACCCTTCTGATTTCACTATCTCAATTTGTCCGTCAGAACCTGACAGGAAGCACGAAATCCACCTCGACCCTTAAAGAAGAAGGACAGCATGTAAAGGCCTATCTCGCCATTGAAGAAGCACGATTTTTTGACCGGCTGGAAGTGGTGTATGAGATTGACGAAGATGCTCTGCAGGCGAAAGTCCCTTCGATTACCCTTCAGCCTCTTGTTGAAAATGCGATTAAGCACGGGATGAAGAATGTTGAAGAAGGATTTGTGCTCAAGATCTTGATTGCGCTTAATGGTGATGAGGTGACTGTCCGTGTTGAGGATAACGGCGCGGGGATTGATGAAGAGAGACTGGAGAAGCTTTTGCTTGAGCCTGTGGAATCACAGTCCGGTACAGGTATCGGACTCTATAACGTGAACAAACGATTGGAAATGATGATGGGGAAAGAAGCAGGTCTATCGATCACTTCATCAATAGGAAATGGAACCACCGTTGAATTTACGGTAAGGAGTGATAAAGAATGA
- a CDS encoding LytTR family DNA-binding domain-containing protein, translated as MKVAIIDDEPYSREEMKHLLSGYSWVEVVGEASSAEKGLEIILTKEPDVLFLDIEMPGMSGVDLAEALQKMKHKPEIVFATAYPDYALKAFRVEAVDYLLKPFEEDQLGQTMDRLKNLLKVGVKEQSESPSMGKLAVQDEDKIVFISPKDILYIFREERETFICTERKKYTCRLPIKELESKLSTYPFFRVHKSYLVQLPFVEELIPWGSGVYQLKVHGAEEAIPVSRNYVKELRERLEL; from the coding sequence ATGAAAGTCGCCATTATTGATGACGAACCATATAGCCGGGAGGAAATGAAGCATCTATTAAGCGGTTATTCATGGGTGGAAGTAGTCGGAGAAGCAAGCTCTGCCGAAAAGGGATTGGAAATCATTTTAACAAAAGAACCTGATGTCCTATTCCTTGATATTGAAATGCCGGGCATGAGCGGGGTCGACTTAGCAGAAGCCCTGCAAAAAATGAAGCACAAACCGGAAATCGTCTTTGCCACTGCGTATCCGGATTATGCCCTTAAAGCGTTCCGGGTTGAGGCCGTTGACTACTTATTGAAACCATTTGAAGAAGATCAGCTCGGGCAAACGATGGATCGGTTGAAGAATCTTTTGAAAGTGGGAGTGAAAGAGCAAAGCGAGAGTCCGTCGATGGGGAAACTGGCGGTTCAGGATGAAGACAAAATTGTATTCATCAGCCCGAAAGACATTCTATATATCTTCCGTGAAGAGCGGGAAACCTTTATTTGTACGGAGAGGAAGAAGTATACGTGCCGCTTGCCGATCAAGGAATTGGAATCGAAGCTCAGTACATATCCATTTTTCCGGGTTCATAAAAGCTACCTCGTTCAGCTGCCCTTCGTGGAGGAGCTCATCCCGTGGGGGAGCGGTGTGTATCAGCTGAAGGTTCATGGAGCGGAAGAAGCAATTCCAGTGAGCCGGAATTATGTGAAAGAATTGAGGGAGCGGTTGGAGTTGTAG
- the proS gene encoding proline--tRNA ligase: MAKEFVKDVTGMNEDFAQWYTDVVTKAELIDYSSVRGSMIIRPYGYALWENIKDALDAKIKETGHENVYMPLFIPESLLQREKDHIEGFAPEVAWVTHGGEEELAERLCVRPTSEVLFGEHYKNIIHSYRDLPKLYNQWANVVRWEKTTRPFLRTLEFLWQEGHTCHETDQEAHDETVKMLEVYAELCEELLAIPVIKGQKTEKEKFAGAKYTYTIESLMHDGKALQSGTSHHLGDGFAKAFGIQFTDRDGKLQHVQQTSWGFTTRIIGAMIMVHGDDRGLVVPPRIAPTQLMIVPIAQHKEGVLDFAYNLKGQLASIARVDIDASDKKPGWKFNEYEMKGIPLRLEVGPRDIENGQVILARRDTGEKITVAMEELEGKVTELLEDIQHNLLEKARAHREEKTTVAKTFEEFKTTVNEKGGFVKAMWCGDRACEDKIKEETSATSRCMPFEQVQVSDTCVCCEKGAKHLVYWAKAY; encoded by the coding sequence ATGGCAAAAGAATTTGTAAAAGATGTTACGGGCATGAATGAGGATTTTGCCCAATGGTATACGGATGTCGTGACGAAGGCGGAGCTGATCGATTACTCAAGCGTCCGCGGGTCGATGATCATCAGACCTTACGGGTACGCCCTGTGGGAAAATATCAAAGATGCCCTTGATGCGAAAATAAAAGAAACAGGGCATGAAAATGTGTATATGCCACTTTTCATACCTGAAAGCCTCCTGCAACGGGAGAAGGATCATATCGAAGGCTTCGCGCCTGAAGTGGCATGGGTGACCCATGGAGGGGAAGAGGAGCTGGCGGAACGACTATGTGTCCGTCCGACTTCCGAGGTATTGTTCGGAGAGCACTATAAAAACATTATCCATTCCTACCGTGATCTGCCTAAGCTTTATAACCAGTGGGCCAATGTGGTCCGCTGGGAAAAGACGACCCGTCCTTTCCTGAGAACATTGGAATTCCTCTGGCAGGAGGGACATACGTGTCATGAAACGGACCAGGAGGCACATGATGAAACGGTGAAAATGCTTGAGGTGTATGCGGAGCTTTGTGAAGAGCTGCTGGCGATCCCGGTCATCAAGGGGCAGAAAACGGAAAAAGAAAAGTTTGCCGGTGCGAAGTATACGTATACGATCGAGAGCCTGATGCATGACGGGAAGGCTTTGCAATCAGGAACGTCCCACCATTTAGGTGATGGATTTGCGAAAGCATTCGGCATTCAATTCACGGACCGTGATGGAAAGCTTCAGCATGTGCAGCAAACGTCCTGGGGATTCACGACCCGCATCATCGGTGCGATGATCATGGTTCACGGGGATGACCGGGGGCTGGTGGTTCCTCCACGAATCGCACCGACTCAGCTGATGATCGTGCCGATTGCCCAGCACAAGGAAGGCGTCCTTGATTTTGCCTATAATCTAAAAGGTCAGCTTGCTTCCATCGCCCGCGTTGACATCGATGCGAGTGATAAGAAGCCGGGCTGGAAGTTTAATGAATATGAAATGAAGGGAATCCCACTTCGCCTGGAGGTCGGTCCACGGGACATCGAGAACGGGCAGGTGATTTTAGCAAGACGAGATACGGGTGAGAAGATCACGGTTGCCATGGAAGAGCTGGAGGGGAAAGTCACAGAACTTCTAGAGGACATTCAACACAATCTTTTAGAAAAAGCGAGAGCTCACCGTGAAGAAAAAACCACGGTAGCGAAAACCTTTGAAGAATTCAAAACGACGGTGAACGAGAAAGGTGGATTCGTCAAAGCCATGTGGTGTGGAGACCGCGCCTGCGAAGACAAGATCAAAGAAGAAACGAGTGCTACATCACGATGTATGCCATTTGAGCAGGTGCAGGTGTCCGATACGTGTGTGTGCTGTGAAAAAGGTGCGAAACACCTAGTATATTGGGCAAAAGCGTACTAA
- a CDS encoding YihY/virulence factor BrkB family protein → MPDETVKGGWKGFSKSLFSNISANDVTGLAAQIAYYFLLSLFPLLIFIVTLLPYLPVEQGDILGLVRDFAPGETMSMIEETLQDIMSNRNSGLLSVSIIATIWSASNGMNAIVKSLNRAYDVEETRSFIATRLMSILLTLAMILVFVIALLLPVFGKQIGLLLFSQFGFSEQFLTVWNGIRWAISPIILFIIFVGLYFFAPSKRIKCLSAFPGAIFATLGWVLASLAFSYYVGSFGNYSATYGSIGGIIVLMIWFYLTGIIIMIGGEINALVTIKDKDSC, encoded by the coding sequence ATGCCGGATGAGACGGTCAAAGGAGGATGGAAAGGATTTTCAAAAAGTCTTTTCTCAAATATTAGTGCGAATGATGTAACGGGGCTAGCCGCGCAAATTGCCTATTACTTTCTTTTATCGCTCTTTCCACTGCTGATTTTTATCGTAACACTTTTACCATACCTTCCCGTTGAGCAGGGTGACATCCTGGGTCTGGTCAGGGATTTTGCTCCAGGGGAAACGATGTCCATGATCGAGGAAACGCTTCAGGACATCATGTCGAACCGGAATTCCGGTTTACTGTCTGTCAGTATCATCGCCACGATCTGGTCGGCTTCCAACGGAATGAATGCCATCGTGAAAAGTTTAAACCGTGCCTATGATGTTGAGGAGACAAGATCATTCATTGCGACCCGTCTCATGTCTATTCTATTGACACTAGCCATGATTCTCGTATTTGTCATAGCTCTTTTACTTCCGGTGTTCGGGAAACAGATCGGTCTTTTATTATTTTCTCAATTCGGATTTTCAGAGCAATTTTTAACGGTATGGAACGGGATTCGCTGGGCGATCAGTCCCATCATCCTGTTTATTATTTTCGTAGGGTTGTATTTCTTTGCTCCAAGTAAACGGATCAAATGCTTAAGCGCGTTCCCCGGGGCGATCTTTGCGACGCTTGGCTGGGTACTCGCATCCTTGGCATTTTCTTATTACGTAGGAAGCTTCGGAAATTATTCGGCCACATACGGCAGCATCGGAGGGATCATCGTCCTCATGATCTGGTTCTACTTAACGGGAATCATCATCATGATCGGCGGAGAAATCAATGCACTGGTCACGATTAAAGACAAAGATTCATGTTAA
- a CDS encoding sigma-70 family RNA polymerase sigma factor, whose protein sequence is MNEVQECEFTESKEDILEEVMNEYGKEVLYIAYSYVKDHSLAEDIAQEVFVRFYQRYDSFRGDSSLKTWIIRIAVNQSKDHLKKWETRKLLFTNKLSKWIQESRSSCPESHTIHKEMGRELHTRLLSLPIKYREVLFLFYYEELKITEIADCLEININTAKTRLKTGKEKLKNMYPKGVHQDG, encoded by the coding sequence TTGAATGAAGTCCAGGAATGCGAATTCACCGAGTCAAAGGAGGATATTCTGGAAGAAGTGATGAATGAATACGGCAAAGAGGTGTTGTATATCGCTTATTCTTATGTGAAGGATCACAGTCTTGCTGAAGATATTGCTCAAGAGGTGTTTGTCCGGTTTTATCAAAGGTACGATTCGTTTCGGGGAGACTCCTCGTTGAAGACGTGGATCATCCGGATTGCCGTCAATCAGAGTAAGGATCATCTCAAGAAGTGGGAAACGAGGAAGTTGCTTTTTACAAATAAGCTGAGTAAATGGATTCAAGAGAGCAGGAGTTCATGTCCGGAATCCCACACGATACATAAGGAAATGGGCAGGGAGCTGCATACCAGGTTATTGTCCTTGCCAATCAAATACAGGGAAGTCCTATTCCTATTTTATTATGAGGAACTTAAAATCACGGAAATTGCCGATTGCTTGGAAATCAACATCAATACGGCTAAAACCCGTTTGAAAACAGGGAAAGAGAAACTAAAAAATATGTATCCAAAAGGGGTGCATCAGGATGGATAA
- a CDS encoding DUF1128 domain-containing protein — protein MDLSQNTTENIEFMVTAIKEKLKIVNAGAVKPEDFNEEMYEDLHDLYVMVDRKDRFSPSEMTAIIEEMGNLRK, from the coding sequence ATGGATTTATCACAAAATACAACGGAAAATATCGAATTCATGGTCACTGCCATTAAAGAAAAATTAAAAATTGTCAATGCCGGAGCCGTAAAGCCTGAAGACTTCAATGAAGAAATGTATGAAGATCTTCACGACCTTTACGTAATGGTCGATCGCAAGGACAGATTCAGCCCGAGTGAAATGACTGCGATCATTGAAGAAATGGGTAACCTGCGAAAATGA